A genomic stretch from Pseudomonas sp. MUP55 includes:
- a CDS encoding molecular chaperone: MRSPSRRLWAAGVVLSALGTAGLAQAASSVLIWPIDPVLEADQQASALWLENRGSETANLQVRVFAWSQNGFDEQYQNQRDVIGSPPVAKIEPGQKQLVRLTRTREVPPGQELAYRIIIDEIPSALQVPAPPEGKNTAAAIRFQMRYSVPLFAYGAGLWSKDDATRQRDPKGAGKPQLSWRKVNVAGRSYIEVHNQGAVHARLTDASFKQSGQTRPLVEGLLGYVLPGATMRWPVPDAVSADQPLQVRVNGAAQLESLAPKR; the protein is encoded by the coding sequence ATGCGTTCACCTTCCCGGCGGTTGTGGGCCGCGGGTGTTGTCTTGAGTGCCCTGGGCACGGCCGGGCTCGCGCAGGCGGCCAGCTCGGTGCTGATCTGGCCCATCGATCCGGTGCTGGAGGCCGACCAACAGGCCAGCGCGCTGTGGCTGGAGAATCGGGGTAGCGAAACGGCCAACCTGCAGGTGCGCGTGTTCGCCTGGAGCCAGAACGGCTTCGACGAGCAATACCAGAACCAGCGCGATGTGATCGGCAGCCCGCCGGTGGCGAAGATCGAGCCGGGGCAGAAGCAACTGGTGCGCCTGACCCGCACCCGTGAAGTGCCGCCCGGACAAGAATTGGCCTATCGCATCATCATCGATGAAATCCCCTCGGCGCTGCAGGTGCCGGCGCCACCAGAGGGCAAGAACACGGCGGCGGCGATTCGTTTCCAGATGCGCTACTCGGTGCCGTTGTTTGCCTATGGCGCCGGCCTGTGGAGCAAGGACGACGCGACCCGCCAGCGCGACCCCAAAGGCGCGGGCAAGCCGCAATTGAGCTGGCGCAAAGTCAATGTGGCCGGGCGCAGCTATATCGAGGTGCATAACCAAGGCGCCGTGCATGCGCGGTTGACGGATGCCTCGTTCAAACAAAGTGGGCAGACGCGACCGCTGGTAGAGGGCTTGCTCGGCTATGTACTGCCGGGCGCAACCATGCGCTGGCCGGTGCCGGACGCCGTGTCGGCCGACCAGCCGTTGCAGGTCAGGGTCAACGGCGCCGCGCAGTTGGAGAGCCTGGCGCCGAAACGCTAA
- the zapE gene encoding cell division protein ZapE, which translates to MTVLSLIRRLLGTTPPSPQASPIPAFFQNKAEQQGYTLSAGQTRAIAAMARETQHLLNGEPTRSLYLHGPVGRGKSWLLDGFFQALPISAKQRVHFHDFFAALHRGMFQHRAQDDALAVTLDELLAGCRVLCFDEFHVHDIGDAMLISRLFKALFQRGVLVLVTSNYAPEGLLPNPLYHQRFKPVIDLIAARMDVLEVSAPEDFRRLPQAHAEQRFSTGQYVWPGSVAQRAALGLPDANCPALPLAVGNRQLQCRRREARSIAFTFNDLCEQLTAVMDYLLLCQDFDHWIIDGLPHLADCPIAVQQRFINLIDVLYDRDKHLILIGEQPLEQALSGKAIDLARTASRLGQLQGYSAQPAPDPVS; encoded by the coding sequence TTGACCGTGCTTTCCCTGATCCGGCGTCTGCTAGGCACTACCCCCCCAAGCCCGCAGGCCTCGCCTATCCCGGCATTCTTCCAGAACAAGGCTGAGCAACAGGGGTACACCCTGAGTGCCGGACAGACCCGTGCAATTGCCGCCATGGCCCGCGAGACCCAACACCTGCTAAACGGTGAGCCCACGCGCAGCCTGTACCTGCACGGCCCGGTGGGGCGCGGCAAGAGCTGGTTGCTCGACGGCTTTTTCCAGGCGCTGCCGATCAGCGCCAAGCAGCGCGTGCACTTCCACGACTTTTTCGCCGCACTGCACCGAGGCATGTTCCAGCATCGCGCGCAGGACGATGCGCTGGCCGTGACGCTGGACGAACTGCTGGCAGGTTGCCGCGTGCTGTGTTTCGACGAATTCCACGTGCACGATATCGGCGATGCCATGCTCATCAGCCGCTTGTTCAAGGCCTTGTTCCAGCGCGGCGTGCTGGTGCTGGTGACGTCCAACTACGCGCCCGAGGGCCTGCTGCCCAACCCGCTGTACCACCAGCGCTTCAAACCGGTGATCGACCTGATCGCGGCGCGCATGGACGTGCTGGAGGTCAGCGCGCCGGAGGATTTTCGCCGCCTGCCCCAAGCCCATGCCGAGCAGCGGTTCAGCACCGGCCAGTACGTCTGGCCAGGCAGCGTAGCGCAACGCGCGGCACTCGGGCTGCCCGACGCGAATTGCCCGGCGTTGCCGCTGGCCGTCGGCAACCGGCAGTTGCAGTGCCGCCGCCGTGAAGCGCGCAGCATCGCGTTCACCTTCAACGACCTGTGCGAACAGCTCACCGCCGTGATGGATTACCTGCTGCTGTGCCAGGACTTCGACCATTGGATCATCGACGGCCTGCCCCACCTTGCCGACTGCCCGATAGCCGTGCAGCAACGCTTTATCAACCTGATCGACGTGCTCTACGACCGCGACAAACACCTGATCCTGATCGGCGAGCAACCGCTGGAGCAGGCCTTGAGTGGCAAGGCCATTGACCTGGCCCGGACTGCCAGCCGCCTGGGGCAATTGCAAGGGTACAGCGCGCAACCTGCGCCCGACCCGGTATCATGA
- a CDS encoding spore coat protein U domain-containing protein, whose amino-acid sequence MSDCTGSVRVRGKGWLYGVGLLCSGPVMAACSVVSTVPASFGSISSMTVRTAAQTSSTTNAGLSCTSALISLLVSTDHFYATVTSTKTGMVGPTGDVIGYTLYGTNSTSYPITRGTQFDFGGSGGIAQILGLIAGPGAKTVPLYVSSITGSNVAAGLYTETLNIAWSWNYCSGIGLGGICLGRDIGSGTGSLTVSMNVTNDCQITAPNVSFGSAPVVSGFTAVTGQTINIACTKGSAYTVGLSDGQNPVSVGGRRRMMSGANYLAYDLFKSAGTTRWGSVGAARRASSSAEVNPGNGLGTGSQVYNYNARIYTDQPTPPAGTYVDNVVLDVGF is encoded by the coding sequence ATGAGCGATTGCACAGGGAGCGTGCGAGTGAGAGGCAAGGGATGGCTGTATGGGGTAGGGCTGCTGTGTTCGGGCCCGGTAATGGCGGCGTGTTCGGTGGTGTCCACGGTGCCGGCCAGTTTCGGCTCGATCAGTTCGATGACTGTGCGCACCGCCGCGCAGACCAGTTCCACCACCAACGCCGGGCTCAGTTGCACCTCGGCGCTGATATCGCTGCTGGTGTCGACTGACCACTTCTACGCCACTGTTACCTCGACCAAAACCGGCATGGTCGGGCCGACCGGTGATGTGATCGGCTACACACTGTATGGCACTAACAGCACCAGTTACCCGATCACCCGAGGCACGCAGTTCGATTTTGGTGGCTCGGGCGGCATTGCCCAGATCCTCGGCCTGATCGCCGGGCCAGGGGCGAAAACCGTGCCGCTGTATGTGAGCAGCATCACCGGCAGCAATGTCGCCGCGGGTTTGTATACCGAGACGTTGAACATCGCCTGGAGCTGGAATTACTGCTCAGGGATCGGCCTGGGCGGCATCTGTCTGGGACGCGACATCGGCAGCGGCACGGGTTCACTGACGGTGAGCATGAACGTGACCAATGACTGCCAGATCACCGCCCCCAATGTCAGCTTTGGCAGTGCGCCAGTGGTCAGCGGGTTCACCGCCGTGACCGGGCAGACCATCAATATCGCCTGCACCAAGGGCAGCGCCTACACCGTGGGGCTGAGCGACGGCCAGAACCCGGTCAGCGTTGGTGGGCGGCGGCGGATGATGTCCGGCGCCAACTACCTGGCCTACGACCTGTTCAAAAGTGCCGGTACCACCCGTTGGGGCAGTGTTGGCGCGGCGCGGCGGGCCAGTTCCTCGGCCGAGGTCAATCCCGGCAACGGCTTGGGCACGGGCAGCCAGGTGTACAACTACAACGCCCGGATCTACACCGACCAGCCCACGCCGCCTGCTGGCACCTACGTGGACAACGTGGTGCTGGACGTGGGTTTCTAG
- a CDS encoding spore coat U domain-containing protein has translation MKLRALLLACGLALPLPLSAVTSQSFQVSATITPGCLIVGGASNYGALAYGSYSALATSTVTAALTGGVTLQCTPGVALSMSVDGGLHSSTGRNLQLNSGSARVAYQLFRDAAFSQSLGISQSVSVSYSDANNISLPIYGRVVLPGNQPGGIYSDTLQVQLSW, from the coding sequence GTGAAGCTGCGCGCACTGTTGCTGGCTTGCGGGCTGGCGTTGCCGCTGCCGTTGTCGGCGGTCACCAGCCAGAGCTTCCAGGTCAGCGCGACCATCACACCGGGGTGCCTGATCGTGGGCGGCGCCAGCAACTACGGCGCGCTGGCCTACGGCAGTTATTCGGCCCTGGCCACCAGCACCGTGACCGCCGCGCTGACCGGCGGTGTGACGCTGCAATGCACCCCGGGCGTGGCGTTGAGCATGAGTGTCGACGGCGGGCTGCACAGCAGCACCGGGCGCAATCTGCAGCTCAATAGCGGCAGCGCGCGGGTGGCTTACCAATTGTTTCGCGATGCAGCCTTCAGCCAGAGCCTGGGGATCAGCCAGAGCGTCAGTGTGAGCTACAGCGATGCGAACAACATCAGCCTGCCGATTTACGGGCGGGTGGTATTACCGGGCAATCAGCCTGGGGGGATATACAGCGACACGCTGCAGGTGCAGCTGTCGTGGTAG
- a CDS encoding spore coat U domain-containing protein, with product MHVLVSRLGVCALGLAMASSLNAATTVTGQISSSLTLIASCQVNGSGAATGLNFGSLNFGTTNSLFTSANAQLLGGTGTGGALSILCSAGTTPAVKVRAGAHDGASPGGTRALADGAGNFVPYDFYTDSGFSSLLAIDGVITLAASTGVAQTVGLYGRAVGKPGLPAGVYTDTVAVELTF from the coding sequence ATGCATGTACTCGTATCTCGATTAGGCGTTTGTGCCCTGGGCCTGGCGATGGCCTCCAGCCTCAACGCCGCGACCACCGTGACCGGGCAGATCAGCTCCAGCCTGACATTGATCGCCAGCTGCCAGGTCAACGGCTCCGGTGCCGCCACCGGGTTGAACTTCGGTAGCCTCAACTTTGGTACGACCAACAGCCTGTTTACCAGTGCCAATGCCCAGCTGCTGGGCGGTACCGGAACAGGCGGTGCGCTGTCGATCCTGTGTTCGGCGGGCACCACCCCTGCGGTCAAAGTGCGCGCCGGTGCCCATGATGGCGCTTCCCCGGGCGGCACTCGAGCCTTGGCCGATGGCGCGGGTAACTTTGTGCCGTACGACTTTTACACCGACAGCGGTTTCTCCTCGCTGCTGGCGATCGACGGCGTGATTACCCTCGCAGCCAGTACCGGTGTGGCGCAAACCGTGGGCCTGTATGGGCGTGCGGTGGGCAAGCCGGGGCTGCCGGCAGGCGTCTACACCGACACCGTCGCCGTGGAACTGACGTTCTAG
- a CDS encoding YebC/PmpR family DNA-binding transcriptional regulator, whose amino-acid sequence MGAQWKVKHKEAAANAKGKIFGKLVKEITIAARNGADTSTNAHLRLVVEQAKKASMPKETLDRAIKKGAGLLGETVQYHRVTYEGFAPHQVPLIVECVTDNINRTVAEIRVAFRKGQLGASGSVAWDFNHVGLIEASPDTPDADPEMAAIEAGAQDFEDGEEAGTSLFITETTDLDAVQKALPEQGFTVLSAKLGYIAKNPVTGLSEEQMAEVEAFLEGLDNHDDVQDMFVGLAG is encoded by the coding sequence ATGGGCGCACAGTGGAAAGTCAAACATAAAGAAGCGGCAGCCAATGCCAAGGGCAAGATTTTCGGCAAGCTGGTGAAAGAAATCACCATCGCCGCCCGCAACGGCGCGGACACCTCGACCAACGCCCACTTGCGTCTGGTGGTAGAGCAGGCCAAAAAGGCCTCGATGCCCAAGGAAACCCTGGACCGCGCGATCAAGAAGGGCGCCGGTCTGCTCGGTGAAACCGTGCAGTACCACCGCGTGACCTACGAAGGTTTTGCCCCGCACCAGGTGCCGTTGATCGTCGAATGCGTCACCGACAACATCAACCGCACCGTGGCGGAAATCCGTGTGGCGTTCCGCAAGGGCCAACTGGGGGCTTCCGGCTCGGTAGCCTGGGACTTCAACCACGTCGGCCTGATCGAAGCGTCGCCGGACACCCCGGACGCAGACCCGGAAATGGCCGCCATCGAAGCCGGCGCCCAGGATTTCGAAGACGGCGAAGAAGCAGGCACCAGCCTGTTCATCACCGAAACCACCGACCTGGACGCCGTGCAGAAAGCCTTGCCGGAGCAGGGCTTCACCGTGCTGTCGGCCAAGCTGGGCTACATCGCGAAGAACCCGGTGACCGGCTTGAGCGAGGAGCAGATGGCCGAAGTCGAAGCCTTCCTGGAAGGCCTGGACAACCATGATGACGTGCAGGATATGTTCGTCGGTCTGGCGGGCTGA
- a CDS encoding spore coat U domain-containing protein: protein MVSRYLVATALGSLLWLAQGAQAGTVNGQIHARLVIIASCEVSKGMETAPVTPERGTARLDFGQQGPTWNDTLGASISDTDKAPLSVSCNPSVVSSFTVTIDGGANGDGTTRRLSNGRHTIPYRLAADALGRSTYSIGQQRNFAVRHGTQVPIPVFGYVVANTRALPAGIYTDTLTVTLDW, encoded by the coding sequence ATGGTAAGCCGCTACCTGGTCGCCACGGCCCTGGGCAGCCTGCTGTGGCTGGCGCAAGGCGCGCAGGCCGGCACGGTCAACGGGCAGATCCACGCACGGTTGGTGATCATCGCCAGTTGCGAGGTCAGCAAGGGTATGGAAACCGCGCCGGTGACCCCCGAGCGCGGCACCGCGCGCCTGGATTTCGGCCAGCAGGGGCCGACCTGGAACGACACCCTGGGCGCGTCGATTTCCGACACCGACAAGGCTCCGCTGTCAGTGTCCTGCAACCCCTCGGTGGTCAGCAGCTTCACCGTGACCATCGACGGTGGCGCCAATGGCGACGGCACCACCCGCCGCCTGAGCAATGGCCGCCACACTATACCGTATCGGCTGGCGGCCGATGCATTGGGCCGCAGCACCTACAGCATCGGCCAGCAACGCAATTTCGCCGTGCGCCATGGCACCCAGGTACCGATCCCGGTATTTGGCTACGTGGTGGCGAATACCAGGGCCCTCCCGGCCGGCATCTATACAGACACCCTGACGGTGACTCTGGATTGGTAA
- a CDS encoding LysR substrate-binding domain-containing protein — MNLFQLRAFDAVAREGSFTRAAARLFISQPAVTGHIKALEEHYQIPLLRRTARRVELTEEGARLAAITRAIFGLVDEAQAMLEANRQLLTGRLEVAADGPHLVMPMIARLRARYPGITVNLRLGNAQETLAALLSEHADVAVLTEVEPRNGLHLQPVGESRMCALVPAAHPWAAQAKGIELAQLNEVIMVLREPSSITRRTFDDACLAAQVHPRVLLELDSREAVTEAVAAELGVGVVSSIEVSQDPRVHAVPILGDGLLNRHSLGCLERRRALRLIQAFFELAP, encoded by the coding sequence ATGAACCTGTTCCAACTGCGCGCATTCGATGCCGTGGCCCGCGAGGGCAGTTTTACCCGTGCGGCGGCCCGGCTGTTCATCAGCCAGCCGGCGGTGACCGGGCATATCAAGGCCCTGGAAGAGCACTACCAGATCCCGTTGTTGCGCCGCACTGCGCGGCGGGTGGAGCTGACCGAAGAGGGCGCGCGCCTGGCGGCGATCACCCGCGCAATCTTTGGCCTGGTGGACGAGGCGCAAGCCATGCTCGAAGCCAACCGCCAGCTGCTCACCGGGCGCCTGGAAGTGGCGGCGGACGGCCCGCACCTGGTGATGCCGATGATTGCGCGCCTGCGTGCACGTTACCCCGGCATCACCGTGAACCTGCGCTTGGGCAACGCTCAGGAAACCCTCGCCGCCTTGTTGTCGGAGCATGCCGACGTGGCGGTGCTGACCGAAGTGGAGCCGCGCAATGGCCTGCACCTGCAGCCTGTGGGCGAGTCACGAATGTGTGCGCTGGTACCGGCGGCGCATCCGTGGGCGGCGCAGGCCAAGGGCATTGAACTGGCGCAGTTGAACGAGGTGATCATGGTGCTGCGCGAGCCCAGCTCCATCACCCGACGCACCTTCGATGACGCGTGCCTGGCCGCCCAGGTCCACCCCAGGGTGCTGCTGGAGCTGGACAGCCGTGAAGCGGTGACCGAGGCCGTGGCCGCCGAGTTGGGGGTTGGGGTGGTGTCCTCGATAGAGGTCAGTCAGGACCCGCGCGTACACGCGGTGCCGATCCTGGGTGATGGCCTGCTGAATCGACATAGCCTCGGCTGCCTGGAGCGGCGCCGGGCGTTGCGCTTGATCCAGGCGTTTTTCGAGTTGGCGCCGTGA
- a CDS encoding protein kinase, whose product MNTLAQLKAGQLAGATRLDLACGLTEFPREIFELADSLEILNLTGNALSSLPHDLHRLKHLRVLFCSDNAFTELPECLGQCATLSMIGFKANQIRHVPAAALPPQLRWLILTDNCIDQLPDALGQRPLLQKLMLAGNQLTQLPPSLTKCANLELIRIASNRLTHLPHWLLTMPSLTWLAYAGNPVETAVDVAGDDATADIAWAELELGEVLGEGASGIIRKAVWTPHALPVAVKLYKGTITSDGSPLHEMQACIAAGLHPNLIKVQGRVVGHPDDQAALVMDLIDPSYRNLAALPSLASCTRDVYAPGTRLSLDVALRMARGIASVAAHLHRHGITHGDLYGHNILCNSAGECLLGDFGAASFHATADTLETRALQRIEVRAFGVLLGELLERVETTVAGELQALQQSCCQPDVLARPSFADIELALQPIQHH is encoded by the coding sequence ATCAATACCCTCGCCCAACTCAAGGCCGGCCAATTGGCCGGTGCCACACGCCTGGACCTGGCCTGCGGATTGACCGAATTTCCTCGAGAAATCTTCGAACTGGCCGACTCGCTGGAAATCCTCAATCTGACGGGCAACGCCTTGAGCAGCCTGCCGCACGACCTGCACCGCCTCAAGCATTTGCGCGTGCTGTTCTGCTCGGACAACGCGTTCACCGAACTGCCGGAATGCCTGGGCCAGTGCGCCACGCTGAGCATGATCGGCTTCAAGGCCAACCAGATCCGCCACGTGCCTGCCGCCGCCCTGCCGCCGCAGTTGCGCTGGCTGATCCTCACCGACAACTGCATCGACCAGTTGCCCGACGCGCTCGGCCAGCGCCCGCTGCTGCAAAAACTGATGCTGGCCGGCAACCAACTGACCCAGTTGCCGCCCAGCCTGACCAAGTGCGCAAACCTTGAATTGATCCGCATCGCGTCCAACCGCCTGACCCACCTGCCCCACTGGCTGCTGACGATGCCGAGCCTGACGTGGCTGGCCTATGCCGGCAATCCGGTGGAGACGGCCGTGGACGTGGCGGGTGATGACGCGACAGCCGATATTGCCTGGGCCGAACTGGAACTGGGCGAAGTGCTCGGCGAAGGCGCCTCCGGCATTATCCGCAAGGCGGTGTGGACGCCCCATGCGCTGCCGGTGGCGGTCAAACTGTATAAAGGCACGATCACCAGCGACGGTTCGCCGCTGCATGAAATGCAAGCGTGCATCGCCGCGGGGCTGCACCCTAACCTGATCAAGGTGCAGGGGCGTGTCGTCGGCCATCCGGATGACCAGGCCGCGCTGGTGATGGACCTGATCGACCCGAGCTACCGCAACCTCGCGGCGCTGCCAAGCTTGGCGTCCTGCACCCGGGATGTGTACGCGCCTGGCACGCGTTTGAGCCTCGACGTGGCATTGCGCATGGCCCGCGGCATCGCCTCGGTGGCGGCGCACCTGCACCGGCACGGCATCACCCATGGCGACCTGTACGGTCACAATATTCTGTGCAATAGCGCGGGCGAGTGTTTACTCGGGGACTTTGGCGCGGCGTCGTTTCATGCCACGGCGGACACCCTGGAAACCAGGGCGTTGCAACGCATTGAAGTGCGCGCCTTTGGGGTGTTGCTGGGAGAGTTGCTGGAGCGGGTTGAAACGACGGTGGCAGGCGAACTGCAAGCCCTGCAGCAAAGCTGCTGCCAGCCCGACGTGCTGGCGCGCCCGAGCTTCGCAGATATCGAACTCGCGCTTCAACCCATCCAACACCACTAA
- a CDS encoding fimbria/pilus outer membrane usher protein: MLSRGWARAIWPSVAVASGLWGAAVAGDLPPPPSSMEAVADAQLFLQLVVNQMDTGRVIAVDQRAGQLYVPASALQDVGMKLPGDPDGSVALDKVPGLHSDYDSNGQRLLLDVPPGWLQEQFIGNRNTYPRTQAMSSFGALLNYDVYFNDTDEGGSYLAAWNEVRLFDNWGTLSNTGQLRQSLTRGLSDSTLNNGYRRYDTTWRFSDDERLLTYEAGDVISGALPWSSSVRLGGVQLSRDFAVRPDLVTYPLPQFAGEAAVPSSVDLFINGYKSESAQLQPGPYTLTNIPFINGAGEAVVVTTDALGRQVSTTVPFYVTSTLLQHGLSDFSVAAGTLRRDYTVRDFGYGPGVASGTFRYGYSDNLTLESHAEASSDLTLGGLGGNLRLGNFGVLNTAVSQSQFDSRSGQQLSLGYQYNSTRYSLMYQRVERRDAYADLTLVDTPYASLSKRSEQVTLSLNLERFGSLGVGYFDVQAADDSRTRLLNLSWSKPLWRNSSVYLSANREIGDSNWAMQAQLVVPFDLNGSLALSTERSKAGASRQRINYSRAVPSEGGVGYNLGYAQGDGPTYRQADLTWRLQSVQLQAGVYGSSDAETRWADASGSLVWMGGNVFAANRINDAFVVVSTQGFAGIPVRYENQLVGETDSKGHLLVPWSSAYYRGKYEIDPLNLPPNVQSPNVEQRVSVRRGSGYLLEFPLRRVLAASITLVDSQHQELPLGSLVVHEQSNTQAVVGWDGLVYLENLSAHNTLQVTLGEGRTCQATFTIDEQQQDVPLIGPLVCQ; the protein is encoded by the coding sequence ATGCTGAGTCGTGGTTGGGCTCGTGCTATATGGCCATCGGTGGCAGTGGCCAGTGGGCTGTGGGGCGCTGCCGTAGCGGGCGACCTGCCGCCGCCGCCGAGCAGTATGGAGGCGGTCGCCGATGCACAGCTGTTTTTGCAACTGGTGGTCAACCAGATGGACACCGGCCGTGTCATCGCAGTCGATCAACGGGCCGGGCAGCTCTATGTGCCGGCCAGCGCCTTGCAGGACGTGGGCATGAAACTGCCCGGCGACCCCGACGGCAGTGTGGCGCTGGACAAGGTGCCTGGCCTGCACAGCGATTACGACAGCAATGGCCAGCGCCTGCTGCTGGATGTGCCGCCGGGATGGCTGCAGGAACAATTTATCGGCAACCGCAATACCTACCCGCGCACCCAAGCCATGAGCAGCTTCGGCGCCTTGCTCAACTACGACGTGTATTTCAACGACACCGATGAAGGCGGCAGCTACCTCGCGGCCTGGAACGAGGTGCGCCTGTTCGATAACTGGGGCACCTTGTCCAACACCGGGCAGTTGCGCCAGAGCCTGACCCGTGGGCTCAGCGACAGCACGCTCAACAACGGTTACCGGCGCTATGACACCACGTGGCGCTTCTCCGATGATGAACGACTGCTCACCTATGAAGCCGGGGATGTGATCAGCGGTGCCTTGCCCTGGAGCAGTTCAGTGCGCCTGGGCGGGGTACAGTTGTCGCGCGATTTTGCCGTGCGCCCGGACCTGGTGACGTACCCCTTGCCGCAATTTGCCGGTGAGGCGGCGGTGCCGTCGTCGGTCGACCTGTTCATCAACGGCTACAAGTCCGAAAGCGCGCAGCTGCAACCCGGGCCCTATACGCTGACCAACATCCCCTTTATCAATGGTGCCGGCGAGGCCGTGGTGGTCACCACCGACGCCCTCGGTCGCCAGGTGTCGACCACCGTACCGTTCTATGTCACCAGCACCCTGCTGCAACACGGCCTGAGCGATTTTTCCGTGGCCGCCGGCACCTTGCGCCGTGATTACACCGTGCGTGATTTCGGCTACGGACCGGGCGTGGCCAGCGGTACGTTTCGCTACGGGTATTCCGACAACCTGACCCTGGAAAGCCACGCCGAAGCGTCCAGCGACCTGACCCTCGGCGGGCTTGGCGGCAACCTGCGCCTGGGCAATTTCGGCGTGCTCAATACCGCCGTCAGCCAGAGCCAGTTCGACAGCCGCAGCGGCCAGCAACTGAGCCTGGGCTATCAGTACAACAGCACGCGCTACAGCCTGATGTACCAACGCGTCGAACGGCGCGACGCGTATGCCGACCTGACCCTGGTCGACACGCCGTACGCCAGCCTCAGCAAGCGCAGCGAACAAGTCACCCTGAGCCTCAATCTGGAGCGGTTCGGCAGCCTTGGCGTGGGCTATTTCGACGTGCAGGCGGCGGATGATTCGCGCACGCGCCTGCTCAACCTGAGCTGGAGCAAACCGCTATGGCGCAACTCCAGCGTGTACCTGTCGGCCAACCGCGAAATCGGTGACAGCAACTGGGCGATGCAGGCCCAACTGGTGGTGCCCTTCGATCTCAATGGCAGCCTGGCCTTGAGCACCGAGCGCAGCAAGGCCGGCGCCAGTCGCCAGCGCATCAACTACAGTCGCGCAGTGCCCAGCGAAGGTGGGGTGGGCTACAACCTTGGCTACGCCCAGGGCGACGGCCCCACCTATCGCCAGGCCGACCTGACCTGGCGTTTGCAGTCGGTGCAATTGCAGGCCGGTGTGTACGGCAGCAGCGACGCCGAGACGCGCTGGGCGGATGCCAGCGGTTCGCTGGTGTGGATGGGCGGTAACGTCTTCGCCGCCAACCGCATCAACGATGCCTTTGTGGTGGTAAGCACCCAGGGGTTCGCCGGGATTCCGGTGCGCTATGAAAACCAGTTGGTCGGTGAGACCGACAGCAAGGGCCATTTGCTGGTGCCGTGGAGCAGCGCCTATTACCGCGGCAAATATGAAATCGACCCGCTGAACCTGCCGCCCAATGTGCAGAGCCCAAACGTGGAGCAGCGCGTGTCGGTACGCCGTGGCAGTGGCTACCTGCTGGAGTTTCCACTGCGCCGGGTGCTTGCCGCGAGCATCACCCTGGTCGACAGCCAGCATCAGGAGTTGCCGCTGGGCAGCCTGGTGGTGCATGAGCAGAGCAACACCCAGGCGGTGGTAGGGTGGGATGGCCTGGTCTACCTGGAAAACCTCAGCGCCCACAACACGCTGCAGGTCACCCTCGGCGAGGGCCGCACCTGCCAGGCGACCTTCACCATTGATGAGCAACAACAGGACGTGCCGCTGATCGGGCCGTTAGTCTGTCAATGA
- a CDS encoding spore coat U domain-containing protein — protein sequence MLCNTAFAAQLQVEVRIDVQRGCQLVGTTRDAGIEQLGVLDFGRVPRLDDPAGPLSAALISQRQPRLECNPDTPYQIRVDGGLHGGVGEVRYLVNATPASKPIPYRIYADAARLIPLPVNVPVSGRVPDTGSVDLPLYGRIEPLKDIPAVGRYSDLLKVTVTW from the coding sequence ATGCTCTGCAACACGGCGTTCGCCGCGCAGCTCCAGGTGGAGGTGCGCATCGACGTGCAGCGCGGTTGCCAGTTGGTCGGTACCACGCGCGATGCCGGCATCGAACAGCTTGGGGTTCTGGATTTCGGCCGCGTCCCGCGTCTGGATGACCCGGCAGGCCCGTTGAGTGCAGCGCTGATCAGCCAGCGTCAGCCGCGGCTGGAATGTAACCCTGATACTCCCTATCAAATACGCGTTGACGGCGGCCTGCATGGCGGTGTCGGCGAAGTGCGTTATCTGGTCAACGCAACGCCTGCGAGCAAGCCCATTCCCTATCGCATCTATGCCGATGCCGCGCGGTTGATTCCGTTACCGGTCAACGTGCCCGTCAGCGGCCGTGTGCCGGACACCGGTTCCGTCGACTTGCCACTGTACGGCCGTATCGAACCGCTCAAGGACATCCCCGCCGTCGGCCGTTATTCCGACCTGCTCAAGGTCACGGTCACATGGTAA